A window of the Tenebrio molitor chromosome 1, icTenMoli1.1, whole genome shotgun sequence genome harbors these coding sequences:
- the S1P gene encoding membrane-bound transcription factor site-1 protease isoform X1, giving the protein MIVFQYLSLFTLMSFGAAEVNIHNEISTEDNLESPLCCNLTTDRVEIDYSSKVVENEYIVMFNGYYKNQARANYINTALNTSGVKKWKILSRENPASDYPSDFDVVILEDTDKGAGLDALTNHPSIKTVTAQRMVLRTLKFVNENYIRRGRTSLNSKNQFWQATGRHTSRRLLRAIPRQITSVLQADSLWNMGITGKGIKVAIFDTGLSKTHPHFRKIKERTNWTNEKTFDDGLGHGTFVAGVIASSKECLGFAPDSELHIFRVFTNNQVSYTSWFLDAFNYAILKKINVLNLSIGGPDFKDHPFVDKVWELTANRVVMVSAIGNDGPLYGTLNNPADQMDVIGVGGINFEDQIAKFSSRGMTTWELPQGYGRVKPDIVTYGSAVRGSNNKGGCRVLSGTSVASPVVAGAVTLLASGVLHRGEVINPASIKQALMASARRLPGVNMFEQGHGKLNLMKAYQILSSYKPQASLSPSYIDLSECPYMWPYCTQPLYYGSLPVIVNVTILNGLGVSAVIVNKPQWHPYSPQHGQMLDIAISHSELLWPWSGWMAVSLSVSSEGSTFEGLAHGHITLTVESPPGPGEIEARQSTVTLPIRAKIIPTPPRHKRILWDQYHNLRYPPGYFPRDNLKVKNDPLDWNGDHIHTNFKDMYQNLRNAGYYVEVLGSPFTCFDASQYGTLLIVDPEEEYYPEEIAKLKRDVDAGLSVIVFADWYNVTVMKKVKFYDENTRQWWMPDTGGSNIPALNDLLASWGIEFGDRVFEGSFKLNDHDMYYASGTSIRKFPNDGLLISANVHDQGLQMLGETGEANRRYNVLVLGLLQTRSTDKSGRIIIYGDSNCIDASHLEAACYWMLDAMLEYTSTSHLPSVFKDNQLKNWEHTVDTDVPVRMEGNRLYRYSKVLEGNLGESQARPLPQCPHLVWAHPIPLNVSAPSNLYQSQKLLSLMEDVALPTINIENIIKDASGHENNEEADLWSWRNKQINSVSYKTENFNVTLTILVLLSVLVFCYWLRMYRPKPKKRKLCKRLINFMQCRRMSTV; this is encoded by the exons ATGATTGTTTTTCAGTACCTAAGTTTGTTTACTTTAATGTCCTTTGGGGCCGCTGAAGTTAACATTCACAATGAAATCTCGACCGAGGATAATTTGGAGTCCCCGCTGTGTTGCAACCTTACAACAGATCGCGTCGAGATCGATTACAGTTCGAAAGTCGTGGAAAATGAGTACATTGTTATGTTCAACGGTTATTACAAAAACCAGGCCAGAGCCAATTACATCAACACCGCTCTCAACACGTCCGGTGTGAAAAAGTGGAAAATCCTTTCAAGGGAAAATCCAGCTAGTGACTACCCTAGTGATTTCGATGTGGTCATTCTCGAAGATACAGACAAAGGGGCTGGTTTGGACGCCCTGACTAACCATCCTTCGATCAAAACGGTCACCGCTCAACGGATGGTCTTGAGGACGTTGAAGTTTGTCAATGAGAATTATATCAGACGAGGGAGAACCAGTCTCAACTCGAAAAATCAGTTTTGGCAAGCCACCGGACGACACACTAGCCGACGCTTGTTGAGAGCCATTCCTAGACAGATTACTTCGGTCTTGCAAGCCGATTCGTTATGGAACATGGGAATAACAGGCAAAGGTATCAAAGTGGCCATATTCGACACCGGGCTGTCGAAAACTCATCCGCACTTTCGCAAAATCAAGGAACGCACCAATTGGACCAACGAGAAAACGTTCGACGACGGCCTAGGCCACGGAACTTTCGTCGCGGGGGTCATAGCCTCGAGCAAGGAATGTCTAGGATTCGCCCCCGATTCAGAACTGCACATTTTTCGCGTCTTCACAAATAACCAAGTGTCGTACACTTCCTGGTTCTTGGACGCTTTCAATTAcgcaatattaaaaaaaatcaacgtgCTCAATTTGAGCATCGGGGGCCCCGACTTCAAAGACCACCCTTTCGTCGACAAAGTGTGGGAGTTGACTGCGAACCGTGTGGTGATGGTGTCCGCAATAGGGAACGACGGTCCTTTGTACGGTACTTTGAACAATCCGGCCGATCAAATGGACGTGATCGGCGTGGGTGGGATCAATTTTGAAGATCAGATCGCGAAATTTTCCTCTAGAGGGATGACCACTTGGGAATTGCCACAAG GGTATGGAAGGGTCAAACCAGATATCGTCACCTATGGTTCAGCCGTGAGGGGTTCTAACAACAAAGGTGGATGTCGAGTCCTATCCGGGACTAGCGTAGCCTCGCCAGTTGTAGCTGGGGCGGTTACTTTGTTGGCCAGTGGCGTCTTGCATCGGGGGGAAGTAATTAATCCTGCCAGTATTAAACAAGCATTGATGGCTTCAGCTCGTCGACTGCCTGGTGTTAACATGTTCGAACAGGGCCACGGAAAACTGAATTTAATGAAAGCATATCAGATTTTGAGTAGCTACAAGCCACAG GCAAGCCTTAGTCCAAGTTATATCGATCTCAGCGAATGTCCATACATGTGGCCTTATTGTACTCAACCCCTTTACTACGGTTCTCTGCCGGTAATCGTCAACGTAACCATTCTGAACGGCCTTGGTGTTTCTGCTGTGATCGTAAATAAGCCCCAGTGGCACCCGTATTCTCCTCAACACGGCCAAATGCTCGACATCGCCATTTCACATTCGGAATTGTTGTGGCCGTGGTCGGGCTGGATGGCTGTCAGTTTGTCCGTTTCTTCCGAAGGCTCTACTTTTGAAGGTCTCGCGCATGGGCACATTACACTAACCGTAGAGTCACCGCCGGGGCCGGGAGAAATAGAAGCACGACAAAGCACGGTCACACTTCCGATAAG AGCAAAAATTATTCCCACCCCACCGAGACACAAACGGATCCTGTGGGATCAGTACCATAATTTACGATATCCTCCGGGTTATTTCCCCAGGGATAATCTCAAAGTGAAAAATGACCCGCTGGATTGGAACGGGGATCACATCCACACGAATTTTAAAGATATGTATCAAAACTTGCGAAACGCAGGCTACTACGTAGAGGTTTTAG gaTCGCCTTTCACGTGCTTCGACGCCTCCCAATACGGAACCTTGCTCATCGTCGATCCCGAAGAAGAGTACTACCCCGAAGAGATAGCAAAGCTGAAAAGAGACGTCGATGCTGGCCTGTCGGTTATAGTTTTTGCAGACTGGTACAACGTGACCGTCATGAAGAAAGTGAAATTTTACGACGAGAACACCAGGCAGTGGTGGATGCCGGACACGGGGGGCTCAAACATTCCAGCTTTGAACGACCTGCTCGCGTCGTGGGGCATCGAATTCGGGGACAGGGTTTTCGAGGGCAGCTTCAAACTGAACGACCACGACATGTACTACGCTTCCGGCACGAGCATCAGGAAATTTCCGAACGACGGACTCTTGATTTCCGCCAACGTCCACGATCAGGGCTTGCAA ATGTTGGGCGAAACGGGCGAGGCGAACCGACGGTACAACGTTCTCGTTCTGGGGCTGCTGCAGACGAGGTCCACGGACAAAAGCGGACGGATAATCATCTACGGGGATTCGAACTGCATAGACGCTAGTCACTTGGAGGCAGCGTGTTACTGGATGTTGGACGCGATGTTAGAGTACACTTCGACGTCGCATTTGCCTTCCGTCTTCAAAGATAATCAGCTGAAAAATTGGGAACACACTGTAGACACTGACGTCCCGGTCAGAATGGAGGGAAACCGCCTCTACAGATATTCGAAAGTTTTGGAGGGGAATTTGGGGGAGTCGCAGGCGAGACCGTTGCCTCAGTGTCCCCATCTGGTGTGGGCGCACCCTATTCCGTTGAACGTTTCGGCGCCGTCGAACTTGTATCAGTCGCAAAAGTTGCTCTCGTTGATGGAAGATGTCGCTTTACCGACCATCAACATAGAAAACATCATCAAAG acGCTTCAGGACACGAGAATAACGAAGAAGCCGACTTGTGGAGTTGGAGAAACAAACAAATCAATTCAGTATCGtacaaaactgaaaattttaacGTCACACTCACCATTTTAGTGTTGTTATCCGTTCTCGTGTTTTGTTACTGGCTTCGTATGTACCGGCCTAAACCAAAGAAACGGAAACTGTGCAAGCGGTTGATAAATTTCATGCAGTGTCGAAGAATGTCGACGGTTTAG
- the S1P gene encoding membrane-bound transcription factor site-1 protease isoform X2 yields MIVFQYLSLFTLMSFGAAEVNIHNEISTEDNLESPLCCNLTTDRVEIDYSSKVVENEYIVMFNGYYKNQARANYINTALNTSGVKKWKILSRENPASDYPSDFDVVILEDTDKGAGLDALTNHPSIKTVTAQRMVLRTLKFVNENYIRRGRTSLNSKNQFWQATGRHTSRRLLRAIPRQITSVLQADSLWNMGITGKGIKVAIFDTGLSKTHPHFRKIKERTNWTNEKTFDDGLGHGTFVAGVIASSKECLGFAPDSELHIFRVFTNNQVSYTSWFLDAFNYAILKKINVLNLSIGGPDFKDHPFVDKVWELTANRVVMVSAIGNDGPLYGTLNNPADQMDVIGVGGINFEDQIAKFSSRGMTTWELPQGYGRVKPDIVTYGSAVRGSNNKGGCRVLSGTSVASPVVAGAVTLLASGVLHRGEVINPASIKQALMASARRLPGVNMFEQGHGKLNLMKAYQILSSYKPQASLSPSYIDLSECPYMWPYCTQPLYYGSLPVIVNVTILNGLGVSAVIVNKPQWHPYSPQHGQMLDIAISHSELLWPWSGWMAVSLSVSSEGSTFEGLAHGHITLTVESPPGPGEIEARQSTVTLPIRAKIIPTPPRHKRILWDQYHNLRYPPGYFPRDNLKVKNDPLDWNGDHIHTNFKDMYQNLRNAGYYVEVLGSPFTCFDASQYGTLLIVDPEEEYYPEEIAKLKRDVDAGLSVIVFADWYNVTVMKKVKFYDENTRQWWMPDTGGSNIPALNDLLASWGIEFGDRVFEGSFKLNDHDMYYASGTSIRKFPNDGLLISANVHDQGLQMLGETGEANRRYNVLVLGLLQTRSTDKSGRIIIYGDSNCIDASHLEAACYWMLDAMLEYTSTSHLPSVFKDNQLKNWEHTVDTDVPVRMEGNRLYRYSKVLEGNLGESQARPLPQCPHLVWAHPIPLNVSAPSNLYQSQKLLSLMEDVALPTINIENIIKD; encoded by the exons ATGATTGTTTTTCAGTACCTAAGTTTGTTTACTTTAATGTCCTTTGGGGCCGCTGAAGTTAACATTCACAATGAAATCTCGACCGAGGATAATTTGGAGTCCCCGCTGTGTTGCAACCTTACAACAGATCGCGTCGAGATCGATTACAGTTCGAAAGTCGTGGAAAATGAGTACATTGTTATGTTCAACGGTTATTACAAAAACCAGGCCAGAGCCAATTACATCAACACCGCTCTCAACACGTCCGGTGTGAAAAAGTGGAAAATCCTTTCAAGGGAAAATCCAGCTAGTGACTACCCTAGTGATTTCGATGTGGTCATTCTCGAAGATACAGACAAAGGGGCTGGTTTGGACGCCCTGACTAACCATCCTTCGATCAAAACGGTCACCGCTCAACGGATGGTCTTGAGGACGTTGAAGTTTGTCAATGAGAATTATATCAGACGAGGGAGAACCAGTCTCAACTCGAAAAATCAGTTTTGGCAAGCCACCGGACGACACACTAGCCGACGCTTGTTGAGAGCCATTCCTAGACAGATTACTTCGGTCTTGCAAGCCGATTCGTTATGGAACATGGGAATAACAGGCAAAGGTATCAAAGTGGCCATATTCGACACCGGGCTGTCGAAAACTCATCCGCACTTTCGCAAAATCAAGGAACGCACCAATTGGACCAACGAGAAAACGTTCGACGACGGCCTAGGCCACGGAACTTTCGTCGCGGGGGTCATAGCCTCGAGCAAGGAATGTCTAGGATTCGCCCCCGATTCAGAACTGCACATTTTTCGCGTCTTCACAAATAACCAAGTGTCGTACACTTCCTGGTTCTTGGACGCTTTCAATTAcgcaatattaaaaaaaatcaacgtgCTCAATTTGAGCATCGGGGGCCCCGACTTCAAAGACCACCCTTTCGTCGACAAAGTGTGGGAGTTGACTGCGAACCGTGTGGTGATGGTGTCCGCAATAGGGAACGACGGTCCTTTGTACGGTACTTTGAACAATCCGGCCGATCAAATGGACGTGATCGGCGTGGGTGGGATCAATTTTGAAGATCAGATCGCGAAATTTTCCTCTAGAGGGATGACCACTTGGGAATTGCCACAAG GGTATGGAAGGGTCAAACCAGATATCGTCACCTATGGTTCAGCCGTGAGGGGTTCTAACAACAAAGGTGGATGTCGAGTCCTATCCGGGACTAGCGTAGCCTCGCCAGTTGTAGCTGGGGCGGTTACTTTGTTGGCCAGTGGCGTCTTGCATCGGGGGGAAGTAATTAATCCTGCCAGTATTAAACAAGCATTGATGGCTTCAGCTCGTCGACTGCCTGGTGTTAACATGTTCGAACAGGGCCACGGAAAACTGAATTTAATGAAAGCATATCAGATTTTGAGTAGCTACAAGCCACAG GCAAGCCTTAGTCCAAGTTATATCGATCTCAGCGAATGTCCATACATGTGGCCTTATTGTACTCAACCCCTTTACTACGGTTCTCTGCCGGTAATCGTCAACGTAACCATTCTGAACGGCCTTGGTGTTTCTGCTGTGATCGTAAATAAGCCCCAGTGGCACCCGTATTCTCCTCAACACGGCCAAATGCTCGACATCGCCATTTCACATTCGGAATTGTTGTGGCCGTGGTCGGGCTGGATGGCTGTCAGTTTGTCCGTTTCTTCCGAAGGCTCTACTTTTGAAGGTCTCGCGCATGGGCACATTACACTAACCGTAGAGTCACCGCCGGGGCCGGGAGAAATAGAAGCACGACAAAGCACGGTCACACTTCCGATAAG AGCAAAAATTATTCCCACCCCACCGAGACACAAACGGATCCTGTGGGATCAGTACCATAATTTACGATATCCTCCGGGTTATTTCCCCAGGGATAATCTCAAAGTGAAAAATGACCCGCTGGATTGGAACGGGGATCACATCCACACGAATTTTAAAGATATGTATCAAAACTTGCGAAACGCAGGCTACTACGTAGAGGTTTTAG gaTCGCCTTTCACGTGCTTCGACGCCTCCCAATACGGAACCTTGCTCATCGTCGATCCCGAAGAAGAGTACTACCCCGAAGAGATAGCAAAGCTGAAAAGAGACGTCGATGCTGGCCTGTCGGTTATAGTTTTTGCAGACTGGTACAACGTGACCGTCATGAAGAAAGTGAAATTTTACGACGAGAACACCAGGCAGTGGTGGATGCCGGACACGGGGGGCTCAAACATTCCAGCTTTGAACGACCTGCTCGCGTCGTGGGGCATCGAATTCGGGGACAGGGTTTTCGAGGGCAGCTTCAAACTGAACGACCACGACATGTACTACGCTTCCGGCACGAGCATCAGGAAATTTCCGAACGACGGACTCTTGATTTCCGCCAACGTCCACGATCAGGGCTTGCAA ATGTTGGGCGAAACGGGCGAGGCGAACCGACGGTACAACGTTCTCGTTCTGGGGCTGCTGCAGACGAGGTCCACGGACAAAAGCGGACGGATAATCATCTACGGGGATTCGAACTGCATAGACGCTAGTCACTTGGAGGCAGCGTGTTACTGGATGTTGGACGCGATGTTAGAGTACACTTCGACGTCGCATTTGCCTTCCGTCTTCAAAGATAATCAGCTGAAAAATTGGGAACACACTGTAGACACTGACGTCCCGGTCAGAATGGAGGGAAACCGCCTCTACAGATATTCGAAAGTTTTGGAGGGGAATTTGGGGGAGTCGCAGGCGAGACCGTTGCCTCAGTGTCCCCATCTGGTGTGGGCGCACCCTATTCCGTTGAACGTTTCGGCGCCGTCGAACTTGTATCAGTCGCAAAAGTTGCTCTCGTTGATGGAAGATGTCGCTTTACCGACCATCAACATAGAAAACATCATCAAAG attaa